The Klebsiella sp. RHBSTW-00484 genome includes a window with the following:
- a CDS encoding ABC transporter substrate-binding protein, whose protein sequence is MQRRFTTLALALAALMASSAISAKTLVYCSEGSPENFNPQLYTSGTSVDASAVPVYNRLVDFKAGTTELLPSLAESWEVSEDGKVYTFHLRKGVKFQSNKYFKPTRDFNADDVIFSFMRQKDPNHPYHNVSSGNYSNFESLEFGQLITNIDKPDEYTVRFTLAHAEAPFVADLAWYFASILSAEYADSMLKAGTPERVDMDPIGTGPFKLAQYQKDSRILFTAFPEYWQGKANIDRLIFSITPDASVRYAKLEKNECQVMPFPNPADLPRMKENKDINLMSKAGLNTGFLAFNTQKAPLDNVKVRQALAMAINKPAIIEAVFHGTGTAAKNLLPPGVWSADSNLKDYEYDPQKAKALLDESGVAGPITIDLWAMPVQRPYNPNAKRMAEMIQADWAKIGVQTKITTYEWGEYLKRVKDGEHQAALMGWTTATGDPDNFFGPLFTCQSADGGSNSAKWCYQPFDKLITEAKSITDRQKREALYVEAQQMMHDQMPAVMIAHSTIFEPVRTNVSGYEIDPFGKHIFYQVDIK, encoded by the coding sequence ATGCAACGCAGATTCACGACGCTTGCTCTGGCATTAGCCGCGCTGATGGCAAGCTCGGCTATTAGCGCAAAAACACTGGTCTACTGTTCCGAAGGATCGCCGGAAAACTTCAACCCTCAGCTCTACACCTCGGGTACCAGCGTGGATGCCAGCGCGGTGCCTGTCTACAACCGGTTGGTCGATTTTAAGGCCGGAACCACCGAACTGCTGCCGAGCCTGGCAGAAAGCTGGGAGGTCAGCGAAGATGGTAAAGTTTATACTTTCCATTTACGTAAAGGCGTTAAGTTTCAGAGTAATAAATATTTTAAACCGACCCGTGATTTTAATGCCGACGATGTGATTTTCTCTTTTATGCGGCAAAAAGATCCTAACCATCCTTATCACAATGTCTCCAGCGGTAATTACTCCAATTTTGAAAGTCTCGAATTTGGTCAATTAATTACCAATATCGATAAGCCGGATGAATATACGGTTCGCTTTACGCTCGCCCACGCGGAAGCGCCATTTGTTGCCGATCTTGCCTGGTATTTCGCCTCTATTTTATCGGCGGAATATGCCGATTCGATGTTAAAAGCCGGGACGCCGGAGCGGGTGGATATGGACCCGATTGGTACCGGTCCGTTTAAACTCGCCCAGTATCAAAAGGATTCGCGCATTCTTTTCACTGCTTTCCCGGAATACTGGCAGGGGAAGGCCAATATCGACAGGCTGATCTTCAGCATTACTCCGGATGCCTCAGTACGCTATGCCAAGCTTGAGAAGAATGAGTGTCAGGTGATGCCGTTCCCCAATCCGGCTGATTTGCCGAGGATGAAAGAGAACAAAGATATCAATCTGATGAGTAAAGCGGGTCTCAACACCGGCTTCCTGGCATTTAATACCCAGAAAGCACCCCTGGATAATGTCAAAGTTCGTCAGGCCTTAGCCATGGCGATCAATAAACCGGCGATTATCGAAGCGGTATTCCACGGTACCGGTACGGCGGCGAAAAACCTGCTACCGCCCGGTGTGTGGAGCGCGGATAGCAATCTGAAGGATTATGAATACGATCCGCAGAAGGCCAAAGCTCTGCTGGATGAATCGGGGGTTGCAGGTCCGATCACTATCGACCTGTGGGCGATGCCGGTTCAGCGTCCCTATAACCCGAACGCCAAACGTATGGCCGAGATGATTCAGGCCGATTGGGCGAAAATCGGCGTGCAGACCAAAATCACCACCTATGAGTGGGGTGAATACTTGAAGCGCGTTAAAGATGGTGAGCATCAGGCGGCGCTGATGGGCTGGACGACGGCTACTGGCGACCCGGATAACTTCTTTGGCCCGCTATTCACCTGCCAGTCGGCAGACGGCGGTTCTAACTCTGCGAAATGGTGCTATCAACCATTTGACAAGCTGATTACTGAAGCAAAATCGATAACCGATCGCCAAAAACGCGAAGCCTTATATGTTGAGGCGCAGCAAATGATGCACGACCAGATGCCAGCGGTGATGATTGCTCATTCGACTATTTTTGAACCGGTGCGTACAAACGTTTCCGGCTATGAAATAGATCCTTTTGGCAAGCATATTTTTTATCAGGTGGATATAAAATAA
- a CDS encoding DUF3313 domain-containing protein, producing MRTQLFFKVAALAGLLALAGCSSKLAKPEQYSGFLKDYSSLKETTSASGKPELRWISPDYNPSNYDNVVYNPITYYPVPKPTTQVGEKALADILNYTNKEMKQAISERKPLATTAGKRSLIFRGAITGVDSSKEGLQFYEVIPVAMIIAGTQAATGHRTMDTNLYFEGELIDAATKKPVIKVVRKGEGKDLSNENTPLTVDTLKQVIDDMAIDAVKFDPNNR from the coding sequence ATGCGTACTCAGTTATTTTTTAAGGTCGCCGCGCTTGCTGGCCTGTTAGCGCTAGCCGGCTGCTCATCAAAACTCGCTAAACCCGAACAATATTCCGGTTTTTTAAAAGATTACTCCAGCTTAAAAGAAACGACATCAGCCTCCGGTAAACCGGAACTGCGCTGGATTTCCCCGGATTATAATCCGAGCAATTATGACAACGTTGTTTATAATCCGATCACTTATTACCCGGTACCAAAACCGACGACGCAGGTTGGCGAAAAGGCCTTGGCCGATATCTTAAATTACACCAACAAAGAGATGAAACAGGCTATTTCCGAGCGTAAGCCGCTGGCAACCACCGCAGGTAAACGCAGCCTGATCTTCCGTGGTGCCATCACCGGCGTGGACTCCAGCAAAGAAGGCTTGCAGTTCTATGAAGTGATCCCGGTGGCGATGATTATCGCCGGCACTCAGGCGGCAACAGGCCACCGTACCATGGATACCAACCTGTACTTTGAAGGTGAGCTGATCGATGCGGCAACCAAAAAGCCGGTCATCAAAGTCGTGCGCAAAGGCGAGGGTAAAGATCTCTCCAATGAAAATACGCCGTTAACCGTCGATACCCTGAAGCAGGTTATTGATGATATGGCGATTGACGCGGTTAAATTCGACCCGAATAACCGCTAA